One window of the Pedobacter ginsengisoli genome contains the following:
- a CDS encoding YceD family protein — protein sequence MKPLKQFSIPFTGLKIGKHQFDFEIDNSFFDAFEYSLVKKGALKASVELDKQETMLILQFHIEGIIILDCDKCLADFEAPISIQERQIVKFAEDELDSDDLEIITLSKKESEIDVSELIYEFITVSVPYIKICEQDGNGQLCDQEMIARLESLSVGTQKEEEQQNDDPRWAALKKLK from the coding sequence TTGAAACCATTAAAACAATTTTCAATCCCATTTACCGGTTTAAAAATTGGCAAACATCAGTTTGATTTTGAGATTGATAACAGCTTTTTTGATGCTTTTGAATACTCTTTAGTAAAAAAAGGAGCTTTAAAAGCAAGCGTTGAATTAGATAAGCAGGAGACAATGCTGATTTTACAGTTCCACATAGAGGGAATTATAATTTTAGACTGCGACAAATGCTTAGCCGATTTTGAGGCACCAATAAGTATACAGGAAAGGCAGATTGTAAAGTTTGCTGAAGATGAATTGGATAGTGATGATCTGGAGATTATTACCCTAAGTAAAAAAGAAAGTGAGATCGATGTATCAGAGCTTATTTATGAATTCATCACAGTATCTGTACCTTATATAAAAATCTGTGAGCAGGATGGCAATGGCCAGCTATGCGACCAGGAAATGATAGCAAGACTGGAAAGTCTTTCTGTAGGAACACAAAAAGAAGAAGAACAACAAAATGATGACCCGCGTTGGGCAGCATTAAAAAAATTAAAATAA
- the rsmA gene encoding 16S rRNA (adenine(1518)-N(6)/adenine(1519)-N(6))-dimethyltransferase RsmA codes for MSLVKAKKHLGQHFLTDKNIAAKIVNGLIHTDKYKQVLEVGPGMGILSDILLERTDLETFLIDIDVESYHFLKEKYPQLGNRLINGDFLALNLSDIFPAKYAIIGNFPYNISSQILFKVLENRANVVEMVGMFQKEVAERCASKAGTKDYGILSVLIQAYYDIEYLFTVKPGTFNPPPKVNSGVIRLSRNNVETLPCDEKLFWRTVKAGFNQRRKTLRNALSGVVSKDKMDNHIFFDKRAEQLTVADFIALTQHLSHLSQ; via the coding sequence ATGAGTTTGGTAAAGGCAAAAAAACATTTAGGGCAACATTTTTTAACGGATAAAAACATTGCGGCAAAAATAGTAAACGGCCTTATTCATACAGATAAGTATAAGCAGGTACTAGAGGTTGGTCCCGGTATGGGAATCTTATCAGATATCTTACTGGAACGAACAGACCTCGAAACTTTTCTTATTGATATAGATGTTGAATCGTATCATTTTCTGAAAGAAAAATATCCTCAACTAGGCAACAGGCTTATTAATGGCGATTTTCTGGCATTAAATCTTTCTGATATTTTTCCAGCCAAATATGCCATCATCGGAAACTTTCCTTATAATATTTCGTCCCAGATCTTGTTCAAGGTCCTCGAAAACAGGGCCAATGTGGTTGAAATGGTAGGGATGTTCCAAAAAGAAGTTGCAGAGCGATGCGCCTCTAAAGCAGGAACAAAAGACTACGGTATATTAAGTGTACTGATTCAGGCTTACTACGATATTGAATACCTGTTTACCGTTAAGCCGGGTACGTTTAATCCTCCGCCTAAGGTAAATTCAGGGGTAATCAGATTGAGCCGTAATAATGTAGAAACACTACCTTGCGATGAGAAGCTTTTTTGGCGTACCGTAAAAGCGGGTTTTAATCAAAGAAGAAAAACTTTGCGCAATGCCTTATCAGGCGTTGTCTCTAAAGATAAAATGGACAATCATATATTTTTTGATAAACGTGCAGAGCAGCTAACCGTTGCCGATTTTATTGCCCTTACCCAGCATTTATCGCATTTATCTCAATAG
- the plsX gene encoding phosphate acyltransferase PlsX produces the protein MKIGLDIMGGDYAPKANVLGAIAAHPLLSPDEQIVLIGDTKQIKPLLSENGFDPDLFEYVHTEEVIGMGEHPTKAIVQKPNSSISIGFNLLKEGKLDSFASAGNSGAMLVGAVFSVKTIPGIIRPCLSTFLPKLSGGVGLMVDVGANADCKPDILLQFGVLGSLYAENVMGIGNPKVALMNIGEEDEKGNMLSLATFPLMKDTNLFNFIGNVEGRDLFNDKADVIVCDGFTGNVMLKLAESFYVLTLKRGLKDEFFDRFNYENYGGSPVLGVNAPVVIGHGISSPTAVKNMILQSRDMITTGLVGKIQAAFNN, from the coding sequence ATGAAAATAGGTCTCGATATAATGGGCGGAGACTATGCTCCTAAAGCAAATGTTTTAGGAGCAATAGCTGCCCATCCATTGTTATCTCCAGATGAGCAAATAGTTCTTATTGGAGATACGAAGCAGATAAAACCTTTACTCTCCGAAAACGGATTTGATCCGGATCTCTTTGAATATGTTCATACTGAGGAGGTAATAGGTATGGGTGAACATCCCACAAAGGCTATCGTTCAGAAGCCCAACTCCAGTATTTCTATAGGTTTCAATTTACTTAAAGAAGGTAAACTTGATTCATTTGCAAGCGCCGGTAATTCTGGGGCTATGCTTGTTGGTGCCGTTTTTAGTGTAAAAACTATTCCCGGAATCATCAGGCCATGCCTTTCAACTTTTTTACCCAAGCTTAGCGGTGGAGTAGGTTTAATGGTAGACGTAGGTGCGAACGCAGATTGCAAGCCTGATATTTTATTACAATTTGGTGTACTTGGAAGCTTATACGCCGAAAATGTAATGGGTATAGGTAACCCTAAAGTAGCACTGATGAACATTGGTGAGGAAGACGAAAAAGGAAATATGCTAAGTCTGGCAACTTTTCCCTTGATGAAAGACACCAATCTGTTTAACTTTATAGGTAATGTAGAAGGCAGGGATTTATTTAACGATAAAGCCGATGTTATTGTTTGTGATGGCTTTACAGGAAATGTAATGCTTAAACTTGCAGAGTCATTCTATGTACTAACTTTAAAAAGAGGTTTAAAAGATGAATTTTTTGACCGCTTTAATTACGAGAACTACGGCGGAAGCCCTGTTCTTGGAGTAAATGCTCCGGTTGTTATTGGACACGGAATTTCTAGTCCGACGGCAGTAAAAAATATGATATTACAGTCAAGAGACATGATTACTACAGGCTTGGTAGGCAAAATACAAGCCGCTTTTAATAATTAA
- a CDS encoding M28 family peptidase, which produces MKKQLLYSSFLLLIGCTAVAQNRDAIKFSQTINKDNAYKHLSVLASDEYEGRETGKKGGWMAAEYIKNHFKSIGLKGPVAGDYFQPINLVSYGLSQIVTVDGQPAEALNDFFIMPKTVSAKGFAFNANSILFAGYGLTKDGYNDFVDQTLTGKVVMIFKSGEPGSTAPATASLRNSSALNAKLKYLAEQNAQAVLLIDPLVDNMPDNVRGYLQSEEMVLKNKETTDRMEVAQPMPVISIGTALANKILAGASTSIETLKKKIADSGKPSSQEIKISVCASATKVENKVRAENVLGFLEGSDPKLKREVLVITGHYDHIGITPDAKGDDKINNGADDDGSGTTGVLLIAEAFAKAKKAGKGPKRSILFMTVTGEEKGLLGSEWYSENPVFPLENTITNLNIDMIGRGDKAHESDNNFVYIIGSDMLSSDLDRIGKKANKTYVNINLDEKYNNRTDPNQFYYRSDHYNFAKHGIPVIFYFNGVHDDYHMPGDEVSKIDFPMLAKRAKLVYFTAWELANGLKRPVVDKNDDGTPKM; this is translated from the coding sequence ATGAAAAAGCAACTTTTATACTCAAGTTTTTTACTACTTATTGGTTGTACCGCTGTTGCACAGAATAGGGACGCCATAAAATTCAGTCAAACCATTAATAAAGATAATGCTTACAAACATTTGTCTGTATTAGCATCTGATGAATATGAAGGTAGGGAAACAGGGAAAAAAGGCGGCTGGATGGCGGCAGAATATATTAAGAATCATTTTAAAAGCATTGGCTTAAAAGGGCCCGTAGCCGGTGATTATTTTCAGCCGATTAATCTTGTATCCTATGGCCTTTCGCAAATAGTAACGGTTGATGGCCAGCCTGCAGAGGCTTTGAATGATTTTTTCATTATGCCTAAAACAGTTTCGGCCAAGGGTTTTGCTTTTAATGCAAATAGCATCCTTTTTGCCGGATATGGTTTAACCAAAGATGGATATAATGACTTTGTTGATCAAACACTCACCGGTAAGGTAGTGATGATTTTTAAGTCGGGCGAACCTGGTTCTACCGCCCCTGCCACGGCATCATTAAGAAATTCAAGTGCTTTAAACGCGAAACTTAAATACCTTGCTGAACAAAATGCCCAGGCGGTTCTGCTTATTGATCCACTTGTAGACAATATGCCTGATAATGTAAGGGGCTATCTGCAATCGGAAGAAATGGTATTGAAGAATAAGGAAACTACGGATCGTATGGAGGTTGCTCAACCTATGCCGGTTATTTCTATAGGAACAGCACTTGCCAATAAAATTCTTGCCGGAGCAAGCACAAGTATAGAAACGCTTAAAAAGAAAATTGCCGATAGTGGAAAGCCATCCTCGCAGGAAATAAAAATCAGTGTTTGTGCCAGTGCCACCAAAGTAGAAAATAAAGTTAGAGCAGAGAATGTTTTAGGTTTCCTGGAAGGTTCTGACCCTAAATTAAAACGTGAAGTTTTAGTAATAACAGGCCATTATGATCATATAGGGATAACACCTGATGCTAAGGGCGACGACAAAATTAATAACGGCGCTGATGATGATGGCTCTGGTACTACAGGTGTACTCTTAATAGCGGAGGCCTTTGCAAAAGCAAAAAAAGCAGGCAAGGGACCTAAAAGGAGCATCTTGTTTATGACTGTTACAGGTGAAGAAAAGGGATTACTTGGATCGGAATGGTATTCTGAAAATCCGGTTTTCCCATTGGAAAATACAATAACAAACCTAAACATAGATATGATTGGCCGCGGAGACAAGGCACACGAAAGTGATAATAACTTCGTTTACATCATTGGATCAGATATGTTAAGCTCAGATCTGGATAGGATTGGTAAAAAAGCTAATAAAACTTACGTCAACATTAACCTTGATGAAAAGTACAATAACCGTACAGATCCTAATCAGTTCTATTATCGTTCTGACCATTACAACTTTGCCAAACATGGCATTCCGGTAATATTTTATTTTAACGGTGTACATGACGATTACCATATGCCAGGAGATGAGGTGAGTAAAATAGATTTTCCTATGCTTGCCAAAAGGGCCAAATTGGTTTATTTTACGGCATGGGAGCTTGCAAATGGGCTAAAACGCCCTGTGGTTGATAAAAACGACGACGGTACCCCAAAGATGTAA
- the rpiB gene encoding ribose 5-phosphate isomerase B — MSTDKIKIAIGADHAGFEYKELLKSYLTDYEVKDFGTYSTQSVDYPDFAHPVASAVESGEYAFGILVCGSANGVAITANKHQQIRAAICWLNELAALARQHNNANVLCIPARFVSEDLAKEMATTFINTPFEGGRHEGRVGKISC; from the coding sequence ATGTCAACAGATAAAATAAAAATTGCAATTGGTGCTGATCACGCAGGTTTTGAATACAAAGAATTATTAAAATCATACCTTACTGATTATGAGGTTAAAGATTTTGGAACTTATTCAACCCAATCTGTTGACTATCCTGATTTTGCACACCCGGTAGCTTCGGCAGTTGAAAGCGGTGAATATGCTTTCGGCATTTTGGTATGCGGAAGTGCAAACGGAGTTGCCATTACGGCAAATAAGCATCAGCAAATAAGGGCAGCAATTTGCTGGCTTAATGAACTTGCCGCCCTTGCCAGACAACATAACAATGCGAATGTTTTGTGTATCCCTGCCAGATTTGTTTCAGAAGATCTTGCAAAGGAAATGGCAACTACCTTCATTAATACTCCTTTTGAAGGAGGTCGACATGAAGGAAGAGTTGGAAAAATATCCTGCTAA
- the rpmF gene encoding 50S ribosomal protein L32, giving the protein MAHPKRKVSKSRRDKRRTHYKAEAPSLATCQTTGAIHTPHRAYNVDGNLYYNGKLVIENTSIG; this is encoded by the coding sequence ATGGCACATCCAAAACGCAAGGTTTCTAAAAGCAGAAGAGATAAAAGAAGAACTCATTATAAAGCAGAAGCCCCTTCTTTAGCTACTTGTCAAACAACAGGTGCAATTCACACACCTCACCGCGCTTACAACGTTGATGGCAACTTGTACTACAACGGCAAATTGGTTATTGAAAACACATCAATAGGTTAA
- the accB gene encoding acetyl-CoA carboxylase biotin carboxyl carrier protein — MDIKQIQELIKFVSRSGVNEVAIEQKDFKITIKTNQTPTVVHATVPAPVVTSAIPAAAAPQPVSATETKAAPAAEDTSKYITIKSPMIGTFYRSSSPDKPSFVNVGDEVSTGKVICIIEAMKLFNEIESEVSGRIVKVLVDNASPVEYDQPLFLVEPI; from the coding sequence ATGGATATCAAACAAATTCAGGAACTTATTAAATTTGTTTCTCGTTCGGGCGTAAATGAAGTCGCAATTGAGCAAAAAGACTTCAAGATCACTATTAAAACAAATCAGACCCCAACAGTTGTTCATGCTACTGTTCCAGCTCCTGTTGTTACATCTGCAATCCCTGCAGCTGCGGCTCCACAACCGGTGTCAGCTACAGAAACCAAAGCAGCACCTGCAGCTGAAGATACTTCGAAATACATTACTATTAAATCTCCAATGATCGGGACATTCTATCGCTCATCAAGTCCTGATAAACCATCATTTGTAAATGTTGGCGACGAGGTTTCTACAGGTAAAGTTATCTGCATTATTGAGGCAATGAAATTGTTCAATGAAATAGAAAGTGAAGTTTCTGGAAGAATCGTAAAAGTACTTGTTGATAATGCATCACCAGTTGAATACGATCAGCCATTGTTTTTAGTAGAACCAATTTAA
- the accC gene encoding acetyl-CoA carboxylase biotin carboxylase subunit, with product MFKKILIANRGEIALRIIRTCKEMGIKTVAVYSTADRESLHVRFADEAVCIGPPPSKDSYLSIPNIISAAELTNADAIHPGYGFLSENAKFSSVCRDYGIKFIGATPEQINSMGDKASAKETMKQAGVPTIPGSEGLLESVKEGIKLANGMGYPVILKATAGGGGRGMRVVWKDEDFENAWDSARQESGAAFGNDGLYLEKYIEDPRHIEIQIIGDQYGKACHLSERDCSIQRRHQKLVEEAPSPFMTPELREKMGEAAIKGAIAVQYEGAGTIEFLVDKHRNFYFMEMNTRIQVEHPVTEEVINYDLIKEQIKVASGVPISGKNYMPDMHAIECRINAEDPFNNFRPSPGKITNFHSPGGHGVRVDTHVYAGYQIPPNYDSMIAKLICVAQTREEAISTMERALSEFVIEGVKTTIPFHLKLMKDPNFRAGNFTTKFMETFEFSE from the coding sequence ATGTTTAAGAAAATATTAATTGCCAACAGGGGTGAGATCGCCTTGCGAATTATTCGCACCTGTAAAGAAATGGGCATTAAAACGGTTGCTGTATATTCTACTGCCGACAGAGAAAGCTTACATGTGCGCTTTGCTGATGAGGCTGTTTGTATAGGGCCGCCACCAAGTAAAGATTCTTACCTGAGCATTCCTAATATTATATCTGCTGCTGAATTAACAAATGCAGATGCAATTCACCCAGGTTATGGATTTCTATCAGAGAATGCTAAATTCTCTTCTGTTTGCCGTGATTACGGGATTAAATTTATTGGTGCAACACCTGAGCAAATCAATTCTATGGGCGACAAAGCTTCGGCCAAAGAAACTATGAAGCAAGCAGGTGTGCCTACTATTCCAGGATCTGAAGGATTACTGGAAAGTGTTAAAGAAGGAATAAAATTAGCTAACGGGATGGGTTATCCGGTTATCTTAAAAGCTACTGCCGGTGGTGGTGGCCGTGGTATGCGTGTGGTATGGAAAGATGAAGATTTTGAGAACGCATGGGATAGTGCCAGACAAGAATCGGGTGCTGCTTTTGGTAACGACGGATTATATTTAGAAAAATACATTGAAGACCCTCGTCACATCGAGATCCAGATTATTGGTGATCAGTATGGCAAGGCTTGTCACTTATCTGAGCGTGATTGTTCAATTCAACGTCGCCATCAGAAACTTGTAGAAGAAGCCCCTTCTCCTTTCATGACTCCTGAGTTAAGAGAGAAAATGGGTGAAGCTGCAATTAAAGGTGCAATTGCGGTACAATACGAAGGTGCGGGTACCATAGAATTCCTGGTTGATAAACACCGCAATTTCTATTTCATGGAAATGAATACCCGTATTCAGGTTGAGCATCCGGTTACTGAAGAAGTAATTAACTACGATTTGATCAAAGAACAAATTAAAGTGGCTTCAGGCGTTCCTATTTCAGGTAAAAACTATATGCCTGATATGCATGCAATTGAATGCAGGATCAATGCTGAAGACCCTTTTAACAATTTCAGACCTAGTCCGGGTAAAATAACTAACTTCCATTCACCAGGTGGCCATGGTGTAAGAGTTGATACACATGTTTATGCCGGATATCAGATTCCGCCTAACTACGACTCTATGATTGCTAAATTGATCTGCGTGGCACAAACACGTGAAGAAGCAATTAGTACTATGGAGCGTGCTTTAAGTGAATTTGTTATTGAGGGTGTAAAAACTACGATACCTTTTCATTTAAAATTGATGAAAGATCCTAACTTTAGGGCTGGTAATTTTACCACGAAGTTTATGGAAACCTTCGAATTTTCAGAATAG
- the pdxA gene encoding 4-hydroxythreonine-4-phosphate dehydrogenase PdxA, with product MSNKIKIGISIGDINGIGLEVILKTLSENRILDYCTPIVYGHTKVASYHRKALGMNDLVFNVINTADAANPKKANLINCWEEDVKIDLGVSNETGGRYALLSLEKATDDLVNGNIDALVTAPINKHNIQSDTFNFPGHTEYLQQRSGGDDVLMFLISEDIRVGVVTGHIPITAVSASITKDKIVKKLVMMNESLKKDFWIEKPKIAVLGLNPHAGDNGLLGKEEADIITPAIQEAFDKGVICFGPYPADGFFGSGGYKQFDAVLAMYHDQGLIPFKTIAFSTGVNYSAGLKVVRTSPDHGTGYDIAGKNVADPTSFIEAVFAAVHIVKNRREQEELLKNQLRSGGKIIETAADMKDDAN from the coding sequence ATGAGCAATAAAATTAAAATCGGCATAAGTATAGGCGATATAAATGGCATAGGATTAGAGGTTATCCTTAAAACCTTATCTGAAAACCGCATTTTAGACTATTGCACGCCAATTGTTTACGGCCATACTAAAGTTGCTTCTTATCACCGCAAAGCATTAGGGATGAATGATCTCGTTTTTAATGTGATTAACACTGCTGATGCGGCAAATCCGAAAAAAGCAAACCTGATTAATTGCTGGGAAGAGGATGTAAAAATAGACCTTGGGGTTTCAAACGAAACTGGGGGAAGGTATGCACTTTTATCATTAGAAAAGGCAACCGACGACCTGGTTAACGGCAATATTGATGCGCTGGTAACTGCTCCGATAAACAAACACAATATCCAATCTGATACTTTTAATTTCCCCGGACACACGGAGTACCTGCAACAACGCAGCGGTGGCGATGATGTGCTGATGTTTTTAATAAGCGAGGACATTCGTGTTGGAGTAGTAACAGGACATATTCCCATTACCGCGGTATCGGCAAGTATTACCAAAGACAAAATTGTAAAGAAACTGGTCATGATGAATGAAAGTCTGAAAAAAGATTTTTGGATAGAAAAACCAAAAATTGCTGTTTTAGGTCTTAACCCTCATGCCGGTGATAATGGTTTACTAGGAAAAGAAGAGGCCGATATCATTACGCCTGCAATTCAGGAAGCTTTTGATAAAGGGGTAATTTGCTTTGGCCCTTATCCTGCCGATGGCTTTTTTGGCAGCGGAGGTTATAAACAGTTTGATGCGGTGCTGGCCATGTACCATGACCAGGGCTTAATTCCTTTTAAAACTATCGCTTTTAGTACGGGGGTTAATTACAGCGCCGGACTAAAGGTTGTACGTACATCACCGGATCATGGAACCGGGTATGATATTGCAGGAAAGAATGTTGCCGATCCGACTTCGTTTATAGAAGCCGTTTTTGCAGCTGTTCACATTGTGAAAAACCGCAGGGAGCAGGAAGAATTATTAAAAAATCAACTGCGCAGTGGTGGAAAAATTATAGAAACCGCTGCAGATATGAAAGATGACGCAAATTAA
- a CDS encoding beta-ketoacyl-ACP synthase III, whose product MSKIHAAITAVNGYVPEYVLTNKELESIVDTTDEWITSRTGIKERRILKGEGLGTSDMAVHAVNGLLKKRGITAEEIELIIFCTTTPDLPFPASANILADKIGAKNAWGYDLQAACSGFIYGVSTGAQFIESGKHKKVLVVGGDKMSSIINYEDRTTCIIFGDGCGAVLLEPNEEGFGVMDSILRSDGSGRQFLHQKAGGSARPASHETVDNKEHFVYQEGQAVFKFAVTNMADVAAEIMDRNNLTSEDVKWLVPHQANKRIIDATASRMGVGSEKVMINIQRYGNTTNGTIPLCLWEWESQLKKGDNIILAAFGGGFTWGSVYLKWAY is encoded by the coding sequence ATGAGTAAAATTCATGCTGCGATTACGGCTGTTAATGGCTACGTTCCAGAATACGTGCTTACAAACAAAGAGCTAGAATCGATTGTAGACACTACGGATGAATGGATTACATCCAGAACAGGCATAAAAGAGCGCAGAATACTAAAAGGAGAAGGTTTAGGCACTTCTGATATGGCAGTACATGCCGTTAATGGCTTGCTTAAAAAACGTGGAATAACTGCTGAAGAGATTGAACTGATCATCTTCTGCACTACCACTCCTGATTTGCCTTTCCCTGCATCAGCTAATATACTGGCCGACAAAATCGGCGCAAAAAATGCGTGGGGTTATGACCTTCAGGCTGCTTGCTCAGGCTTTATTTACGGTGTTTCGACCGGAGCCCAGTTTATAGAATCGGGCAAACACAAAAAAGTACTGGTAGTTGGAGGCGATAAAATGTCGTCGATAATTAACTATGAGGACCGTACCACCTGTATTATTTTTGGGGATGGTTGTGGCGCAGTACTTTTGGAACCAAATGAAGAAGGTTTTGGCGTAATGGACTCAATCCTTAGAAGTGATGGCTCAGGCAGACAGTTCCTGCACCAGAAAGCTGGCGGATCTGCAAGACCTGCATCTCATGAAACAGTTGACAACAAAGAGCATTTCGTTTATCAGGAAGGTCAGGCAGTATTCAAGTTTGCGGTAACCAATATGGCAGATGTTGCTGCTGAAATTATGGACCGTAATAACCTTACCTCTGAAGATGTAAAATGGCTGGTTCCTCATCAGGCAAACAAACGCATTATTGATGCTACGGCTTCAAGAATGGGTGTTGGTTCTGAAAAGGTAATGATCAATATCCAACGTTATGGCAATACCACCAACGGTACTATTCCGCTATGTTTATGGGAATGGGAAAGCCAGTTGAAAAAGGGCGACAACATTATACTTGCAGCCTTTGGCGGTGGTTTTACATGGGGGTCGGTTTATTTAAAATGGGCTTATTAA
- a CDS encoding 2-hydroxyacid dehydrogenase gives MTKGKILIVDDLHPAFKESAIAMGYEVNDQPLITRAETLEVIADYDGIAVRTKFLIDKELLSAATKLKFVARAGAGLDNIDEAFAKEKNIELLNAPEGNMDAVGEHATGLLLALMNNFRRADIEVRNGVWDREGSRGFELKGKTVGIIGYGFMGKSFAKKLAGFEVNVMAYDKYKTGFSDAYAKEVSMEEIVKQSDVLSLHIPLTAETRQMVDDEYLLHFRKPIFFINTARGEVVNTKAVLNAIAANKILGAGLDVLEVEKFPALGTQNWYQELANSDKVILTPHVGGWTFDSYRKISEVLAEKLSRL, from the coding sequence ATGACCAAAGGAAAAATATTAATAGTTGACGATTTGCATCCGGCATTTAAAGAAAGTGCCATTGCAATGGGATATGAAGTAAACGATCAGCCACTTATCACCAGGGCCGAAACGCTTGAGGTAATTGCCGATTATGATGGAATAGCTGTCCGCACAAAGTTTTTAATTGATAAAGAACTTTTAAGTGCCGCCACTAAGTTAAAGTTTGTTGCAAGGGCAGGAGCTGGTTTGGATAACATAGATGAAGCCTTTGCAAAAGAAAAAAATATTGAACTGCTAAATGCACCCGAAGGGAATATGGATGCTGTAGGCGAGCATGCCACTGGTTTGCTGCTTGCACTTATGAATAACTTTCGCAGGGCAGATATAGAAGTAAGAAATGGTGTTTGGGATAGAGAGGGTAGTCGTGGCTTTGAGCTTAAAGGTAAAACCGTAGGGATTATCGGTTATGGCTTTATGGGTAAAAGCTTTGCTAAAAAACTGGCAGGTTTTGAAGTTAATGTTATGGCATACGATAAGTATAAAACAGGCTTTAGCGATGCCTACGCTAAAGAAGTAAGCATGGAAGAGATTGTAAAACAAAGCGATGTGCTGAGCTTACATATCCCGCTTACGGCAGAAACCAGGCAAATGGTAGATGATGAGTATCTGCTTCATTTCCGTAAACCTATCTTTTTTATAAATACCGCAAGGGGCGAGGTGGTAAACACCAAAGCAGTTTTAAATGCAATAGCAGCAAATAAAATATTGGGTGCCGGGCTAGATGTACTGGAAGTTGAGAAATTCCCGGCATTGGGAACACAAAACTGGTATCAGGAACTGGCTAACTCCGATAAAGTGATCCTGACACCACATGTTGGGGGCTGGACTTTCGATTCGTACAGAAAAATTTCAGAAGTTCTTGCCGAAAAATTAAGCCGCTTATAA
- the tatC gene encoding twin-arginine translocase subunit TatC, whose amino-acid sequence MSDTKKRDLIGAIKEKGKTLEAEMSFFDHIDVLRKHLLRALGVVLVLTIGAFYYTDFIFNTIIMGPKNPTFWTYRMMCKLVERFPSIGPEFCITKIDAKIINTEMAGQFTLQLNSCVMVGIILGIPYLLFELWLFVKPALHENERKSASGFVAFASFLFFLGIMFGYYIICPLSINFLTNFTVSPEIQNTFTIDSYLSSVMTLTLGSGVIFQLPVIIFILSKLGIMTPAFMRASRRYSTVLILIIAAVVTPTADPYTMLIVALPLFLLYELSIFISASIEKKRNKDIYGVAKVK is encoded by the coding sequence ATGAGTGATACTAAAAAAAGGGACCTGATTGGTGCTATAAAAGAAAAAGGGAAAACATTAGAAGCGGAAATGTCTTTCTTTGACCACATTGACGTACTTAGAAAGCATTTATTGCGTGCTTTGGGTGTTGTACTGGTTCTAACCATTGGAGCATTTTACTATACAGATTTTATTTTTAATACGATCATTATGGGGCCCAAAAACCCCACCTTCTGGACCTATCGTATGATGTGTAAACTGGTAGAACGCTTCCCGTCTATCGGTCCTGAGTTTTGTATCACAAAAATTGATGCAAAAATCATCAATACTGAGATGGCCGGACAGTTCACACTTCAGTTGAACTCATGTGTTATGGTAGGAATTATATTGGGTATCCCCTACTTGTTGTTTGAGCTTTGGTTATTTGTTAAACCTGCACTACACGAAAACGAAAGAAAATCTGCAAGTGGCTTTGTTGCTTTTGCTTCCTTTCTGTTTTTCCTGGGTATAATGTTTGGATATTATATCATTTGTCCGCTTTCTATTAACTTCCTTACCAACTTCACTGTAAGTCCTGAGATTCAAAACACCTTTACAATTGATTCTTACCTTTCATCTGTAATGACCTTAACTTTAGGTTCGGGAGTGATATTTCAGTTACCGGTTATCATCTTTATCTTATCGAAATTAGGCATCATGACCCCTGCATTTATGCGTGCCAGCAGAAGATACTCAACAGTACTTATTTTAATAATTGCTGCCGTAGTTACCCCTACTGCTGATCCGTATACGATGCTTATTGTTGCCCTTCCCTTATTCTTACTTTATGAATTGAGTATCTTTATATCGGCAAGCATAGAGAAGAAAAGGAACAAGGATATTTATGGTGTAGCCAAGGTAAAATAG